One region of Mesobacillus boroniphilus genomic DNA includes:
- the flgB gene encoding flagellar basal body rod protein FlgB produces MKLFSNTVSTLEHALNYSSAKQKVIAQNIANVDTPNYKAKDVSFKAVFQGVMGQSFQANRSDVRHYDFSSRASRLPGAVSNPKVNYNENGNSVDLDKEMADLATNQIYYNALTERINGKFNSLQTVIRGGK; encoded by the coding sequence TTGAAGTTGTTTTCAAACACTGTATCAACCCTCGAACATGCGTTGAACTATTCTTCTGCAAAACAAAAAGTCATAGCGCAGAATATCGCGAATGTTGATACGCCGAATTATAAAGCGAAGGATGTGTCCTTTAAGGCTGTGTTCCAGGGTGTGATGGGGCAATCCTTTCAAGCGAATAGATCTGATGTCCGGCATTATGATTTCAGCAGCAGGGCGAGTCGTTTGCCTGGAGCCGTTAGTAATCCGAAAGTGAATTATAACGAGAATGGGAATAGTGTAGATTTGGATAAAGAAATGGCCGACCTGGCTACAAACCAAATTTACTATAATGCGCTGACTGAGAGGATTAATGGAAAATTCAACTCTCTCCAAACAGTCATTAGGGGAGGTAAGTAA
- the hslU gene encoding HslU--HslV peptidase ATPase subunit has product MKQTTNLTPRQIVEKLDQYIIGQKDAKKAVAVALRNRYRRGLLSENIRDEIIPKNILMIGPTGVGKTEIARRMAKLVGAPFVKVEATKFTEVGYVGRDVESMVRDLVETSIRLVKEEKMERVKEPAEENANRRLVELLVPSAKKSVNYKNPLEMLFGGSQQQPEQETNQSEDLGLFEKRKIIKQRLEQGELEDELVTVEVDEQAPSMFDMLQGSGMEQMGMNMQDALSGLVPKKRKKRKLTVREARKVLINEEAQKLIDMDEVTQEATSRAEQAGIIFIDEIDKIASKNSGGSSADVSREGVQRDILPVVEGSTVNTKYGPVKTDHILFVAAGAFHMAKPSDLIPELQGRFPIRVELTKLTVEDFYRILVEPDNALTKQYEALLETEGIQIEFSDDAIRKIAEVAYDVNQNTDNIGARRLQTILEKLLEDLSFEAPDISLEKVAITPQYVEEKLGAISRNKDLSQFIL; this is encoded by the coding sequence GTGAAACAAACGACAAATTTAACTCCAAGGCAGATCGTCGAAAAGCTCGACCAGTATATTATCGGTCAAAAGGATGCTAAAAAAGCTGTTGCAGTTGCTCTCAGAAACAGATATCGCCGCGGCTTACTCTCTGAAAATATCCGGGATGAAATCATTCCTAAAAACATTCTGATGATTGGACCTACTGGCGTAGGTAAAACGGAGATTGCCAGAAGGATGGCTAAGTTAGTTGGCGCTCCTTTCGTCAAAGTTGAAGCGACCAAGTTCACCGAAGTGGGTTATGTTGGCCGTGATGTTGAATCCATGGTGCGGGATCTTGTTGAAACCTCTATCAGGCTTGTGAAAGAGGAGAAAATGGAACGTGTTAAGGAACCGGCCGAAGAAAATGCAAATCGCCGTCTGGTTGAATTACTTGTCCCTTCAGCGAAAAAATCCGTCAATTACAAAAATCCACTGGAAATGTTGTTCGGTGGAAGCCAACAGCAGCCTGAACAAGAGACGAATCAATCAGAAGACTTAGGATTATTCGAAAAGCGTAAAATCATCAAGCAAAGGCTCGAACAAGGTGAGCTTGAGGATGAGCTGGTAACCGTCGAAGTTGATGAGCAGGCACCTTCAATGTTCGATATGCTACAGGGCTCTGGAATGGAACAGATGGGAATGAACATGCAGGATGCTTTAAGTGGCTTGGTGCCCAAGAAGCGCAAGAAACGAAAGCTGACTGTACGGGAGGCCAGGAAAGTATTAATCAATGAAGAGGCCCAAAAGCTGATTGATATGGATGAAGTGACTCAGGAAGCTACTTCCCGTGCCGAGCAGGCAGGTATCATTTTCATTGATGAAATTGACAAGATTGCCAGCAAAAATTCCGGGGGATCCAGTGCGGATGTATCACGTGAGGGTGTTCAGAGAGACATACTTCCGGTTGTGGAAGGATCCACTGTTAACACGAAGTACGGCCCCGTTAAAACAGACCATATCTTATTTGTAGCTGCAGGTGCTTTCCATATGGCAAAGCCTTCTGATCTGATACCTGAATTGCAAGGGCGCTTCCCAATCAGGGTAGAGCTTACTAAGCTGACTGTTGAAGACTTTTACAGGATTCTTGTTGAGCCTGATAACGCTCTTACTAAGCAATATGAAGCTTTATTGGAAACAGAAGGTATACAAATTGAATTTTCTGACGATGCTATTCGTAAGATAGCTGAAGTCGCTTATGACGTGAATCAGAATACGGATAATATCGGAGCGCGAAGGCTACAGACCATTCTCGAGAAGCTGTTGGAAGACCTCAGCTTTGAAGCTCCAGACATCAGCCTGGAGAAGGTAGCGATTACTCCGCAATATGTAGAAGAAAAGCTAGGGGCTATCTCAAGAAACAAAGATTTAAGCCAATTCATACTATAA
- the xerC gene encoding tyrosine recombinase XerC, translating into MEANVNNSLKLFIEYLQIEKNYSQYTIEHYQHDIREFFLFMSEQGLASLDDIEYADTRIYLTKLFDQQLSRKSVARRISCMRSFYKFLLREKMVEDNPFSLVSIPKLEKRLPDFFYEEELSQLFKACETETAIGKRNKALLELLYATGIRVGECCKIQLKDIDLSLSTVLIHGKRKKDRYVPFGSFAQDAIEDYIKNGRPDLLKTKDDHGHLFVNFRGGPLTDRGIREILNKLIEKSALTGKIHPHKLRHSFATHMMSNGADMRTVQELMGHAFLSSTQVYTHVTKEHLRNIYMSHHPRA; encoded by the coding sequence ATGGAAGCAAATGTGAACAATTCTTTAAAATTATTTATAGAATATTTACAAATTGAAAAAAATTACTCACAATATACTATTGAACATTATCAACATGATATTAGGGAATTTTTTCTGTTCATGTCTGAACAAGGCCTGGCCAGTCTGGATGATATTGAGTATGCTGATACAAGGATTTACCTCACGAAATTATTTGACCAGCAACTCTCCAGAAAGTCAGTTGCCCGCAGGATTTCATGTATGCGCAGCTTTTATAAGTTCTTGCTTCGTGAAAAAATGGTAGAAGATAATCCTTTTTCCCTCGTATCTATCCCGAAACTGGAAAAGCGGTTGCCAGATTTTTTTTATGAAGAAGAACTTTCCCAGCTATTTAAAGCATGCGAAACCGAAACTGCAATCGGAAAAAGGAACAAGGCCCTTTTGGAATTGCTTTACGCTACAGGAATACGTGTAGGTGAGTGCTGTAAGATCCAGCTGAAGGATATTGATTTATCTCTATCTACAGTTTTAATTCATGGAAAAAGGAAAAAGGATAGATATGTGCCTTTCGGAAGTTTTGCTCAAGATGCGATTGAGGACTACATAAAAAATGGAAGACCAGACCTTCTGAAAACTAAGGACGATCATGGTCATTTATTTGTAAATTTCCGGGGTGGGCCTCTCACGGACAGAGGAATCAGGGAAATCCTGAATAAACTGATTGAAAAATCTGCCTTGACCGGGAAGATCCATCCGCATAAACTGCGCCATTCCTTTGCCACACACATGATGAGCAATGGAGCAGATATGAGGACTGTCCAAGAACTCATGGGTCATGCGTTCCTGTCTTCAACGCAAGTATATACCCACGTTACGAAAGAGCACTTGCGCAATATTTATATGTCACATCATCCGAGGGCTTAA
- the fliE gene encoding flagellar hook-basal body complex protein FliE gives MNSAGINSVSQLVRPFETKVSTPTPTPYEAQKSFSSVLKQSIENLNKTQLQSDAMTVKLARGENIDLHQVMIASQKASITLQATMEVRNKVVEAYQEMMRMQV, from the coding sequence ATGAACTCAGCTGGGATCAATTCTGTTAGTCAACTGGTCAGACCGTTTGAAACAAAAGTGTCTACTCCCACACCTACACCATACGAAGCGCAAAAGAGTTTTTCGTCCGTACTTAAGCAGTCTATTGAAAATTTAAATAAAACTCAGCTTCAGTCAGATGCAATGACAGTAAAACTAGCTCGTGGGGAAAATATTGACCTCCATCAGGTGATGATTGCGAGCCAAAAGGCGAGCATTACACTGCAGGCTACAATGGAAGTCAGGAATAAAGTGGTTGAAGCATATCAGGAAATGATGAGAATGCAAGTTTAA
- the dprA gene encoding DNA-processing protein DprA — protein MDELKKKLIQLVHSRHASWKAIYSILKANAAISNNEAAKYSSINPHAERPIRDLQFISIDKLLNDYTSQNIHLITIFDDDYPSRLKTIYQPPWILFAKGDLSLLKNRKSLAVVGSRNATTYGMGAINFLFPSLIEKNILIVSGLARGIDAHAHKAAIKMGGKTIGVIAGGFHNLYPKENVKLAEYMMEKQLLISEYPPATMPAKWQFPMRNRIISGLSEGTLVIEARKKSGSLITADFALNEGRDVFAIPGSILTPDSDGVHYLIQQGAKLVKSSEDILEELGM, from the coding sequence ATGGATGAATTAAAAAAGAAACTGATACAGCTTGTCCATAGCAGGCATGCGAGCTGGAAAGCAATTTACTCAATACTCAAAGCAAATGCTGCAATAAGTAATAATGAAGCTGCAAAGTATTCCTCTATCAACCCACACGCGGAACGACCCATCAGAGACCTTCAATTTATTTCCATCGACAAACTACTCAATGACTACACCTCACAGAATATTCACCTTATCACCATTTTTGACGACGACTACCCAAGCAGGCTCAAGACAATCTATCAGCCTCCATGGATTCTATTTGCCAAGGGGGATCTATCATTGTTAAAGAACAGAAAAAGCCTTGCTGTCGTTGGCTCTCGGAATGCCACAACATATGGCATGGGAGCGATTAACTTTTTATTTCCCTCATTAATAGAAAAGAACATTCTGATTGTAAGTGGTCTCGCAAGGGGGATCGATGCCCATGCCCATAAAGCAGCCATTAAAATGGGCGGGAAGACAATCGGGGTCATAGCTGGCGGGTTTCACAATCTATATCCTAAGGAAAATGTTAAATTGGCCGAGTACATGATGGAAAAACAACTGTTAATATCTGAATATCCGCCAGCGACTATGCCGGCGAAATGGCAATTTCCGATGCGAAACAGGATTATTAGCGGTCTATCAGAGGGTACACTTGTAATTGAAGCCAGGAAAAAGAGCGGTTCATTGATCACAGCGGATTTTGCATTGAATGAAGGCAGGGATGTATTTGCCATCCCCGGAAGCATTTTGACTCCTGATTCCGATGGCGTCCATTATTTAATCCAGCAAGGAGCCAAGCTGGTTAAAAGTTCAGAAGATATTTTAGAGGAACTTGGCATGTAA
- the topA gene encoding type I DNA topoisomerase, which translates to MSEFLVIVESPAKAKTIERYLGKKYKVKASMGHLIDLPKSQMGIDTKNNYIPKYITIRGKGPVLKELKSAAKKAKKVYLAADPDREGEAIAWHLAQSLDVDVHSDCRVVFNEITKDAIKESFKHPRAINMDLVDAQQARRALDRLVGYNISPLLWKKVKKGLSAGRVQSVALRMIIDREKEIAAFVPEEYWTIGAEFLKGKNSFEASFYGIGKEKAELKSEDDVKNILKQVKGNKFTVETVTKKERKRNPAPPFITSSLQQEAARKLNFRAKKTMMLAQQLYEGIDLGKEGTVGLITYMRTDSTRISEVAQGEAKEYITTEYGEKFIQTEARKDKKQSNAQDAHEAIRPTSTMKVPEKIKEFLSRDQYRLYKLIWERFVASQMASAIMDTMSVDLKNGEVTFRATGSKVKFPGFMKVYVEGTDDQVEEKDKFLPDLKEGDEVTKKDIEPKQHFTQPPPRYTEARLVRTLEEMGIGRPSTYAPTLDTIQKRGYVSLDNKRFVPTELGEVIHELMLEFFPEILDLEFTVKMEQNLDNIEEGKINWVKVIDEFYRGFEKNLEVAEKEMQEIEIKDEPAGEDCEHCGSPMVFKMGRYGKFMACSNFPDCRNTKAIVKEIGVKCPKCEEGNIIERKSKKRRIFYGCDRFPECDFLSWDKPLARKCPKCENMLVEKKLKKGVQVQCTECDYKEEPQS; encoded by the coding sequence ATGTCGGAATTTTTAGTGATCGTCGAATCGCCTGCAAAGGCTAAGACGATTGAGCGTTATCTTGGAAAAAAATATAAAGTGAAAGCCTCTATGGGGCATTTGATAGATTTGCCTAAGAGTCAGATGGGAATTGATACGAAAAATAATTATATCCCTAAGTACATAACGATCCGGGGTAAGGGTCCAGTACTTAAGGAATTGAAATCTGCCGCTAAAAAGGCAAAGAAAGTCTATCTCGCGGCTGACCCCGACAGAGAAGGGGAAGCGATTGCTTGGCATTTGGCCCAAAGTCTCGATGTTGATGTACATTCGGATTGCAGGGTTGTATTCAATGAGATTACCAAAGATGCCATCAAGGAATCTTTTAAACATCCCCGGGCGATCAATATGGACCTCGTGGATGCCCAGCAGGCACGTCGTGCACTAGACAGACTGGTAGGATATAATATCAGTCCGCTACTTTGGAAGAAGGTCAAGAAGGGGTTGAGTGCAGGGCGCGTACAATCTGTTGCCTTAAGGATGATTATTGATCGTGAGAAGGAAATCGCTGCTTTTGTTCCAGAAGAATATTGGACAATCGGTGCGGAATTCCTGAAAGGCAAAAATTCTTTTGAAGCTTCTTTTTACGGAATTGGCAAAGAAAAAGCCGAGTTGAAATCAGAAGATGATGTCAAAAACATCCTTAAACAAGTAAAGGGCAACAAATTCACTGTTGAGACGGTGACGAAGAAAGAACGGAAACGTAATCCTGCACCACCATTCATAACTTCTTCATTGCAGCAGGAGGCAGCGCGAAAGCTAAACTTCCGTGCCAAAAAGACAATGATGCTTGCCCAGCAGCTGTATGAAGGTATCGACCTCGGAAAAGAAGGCACAGTTGGTTTGATCACGTATATGAGAACGGACTCTACGAGGATTTCTGAAGTAGCACAAGGGGAAGCAAAGGAATATATCACTACTGAGTATGGAGAAAAGTTCATACAGACAGAGGCCAGAAAAGACAAGAAGCAATCCAATGCACAGGATGCTCATGAAGCAATACGGCCAACTAGTACAATGAAGGTCCCTGAAAAGATAAAGGAATTCCTCTCCAGGGATCAATACAGGCTTTATAAACTTATATGGGAACGGTTCGTCGCAAGCCAGATGGCGTCTGCGATCATGGATACGATGAGTGTTGATTTAAAGAACGGGGAAGTTACTTTCCGTGCGACAGGCTCAAAGGTTAAATTCCCGGGGTTCATGAAGGTTTATGTAGAAGGTACAGATGACCAGGTGGAAGAAAAGGATAAATTCCTTCCTGATTTAAAGGAAGGTGACGAGGTCACGAAGAAAGATATCGAACCGAAGCAGCACTTTACACAGCCGCCTCCAAGATACACAGAAGCAAGGCTTGTCAGAACGCTTGAAGAAATGGGGATTGGCCGGCCATCAACATACGCTCCTACCCTGGATACAATCCAGAAAAGAGGCTATGTATCACTTGATAATAAGCGATTCGTGCCTACAGAGCTTGGCGAAGTAATCCATGAGTTGATGCTGGAATTCTTCCCTGAAATCCTTGACCTCGAGTTCACCGTCAAAATGGAGCAGAACCTCGATAATATCGAGGAGGGAAAAATCAATTGGGTAAAAGTCATTGATGAATTTTACCGTGGATTTGAAAAAAATCTTGAAGTTGCTGAAAAAGAAATGCAAGAAATCGAAATCAAGGATGAACCTGCCGGTGAGGATTGTGAACATTGTGGTTCACCTATGGTATTTAAAATGGGCCGCTACGGCAAATTCATGGCCTGCAGCAATTTCCCGGACTGCAGGAACACGAAAGCAATCGTTAAAGAGATTGGGGTTAAATGTCCTAAATGTGAAGAAGGCAATATCATCGAGCGGAAGAGCAAGAAGCGCCGGATTTTTTACGGATGCGACCGCTTCCCTGAGTGCGATTTCCTGTCATGGGATAAACCACTTGCACGGAAATGCCCTAAATGCGAAAATATGCTAGTTGAAAAGAAGCTTAAAAAGGGCGTCCAGGTTCAGTGTACGGAATGCGACTATAAAGAGGAACCACAAAGCTAG
- the flgC gene encoding flagellar basal body rod protein FlgC, producing the protein MTMFHSMNTTASALTAQRLRMDVISSNMANVDSTRGINGEPYRRKMVVLEPKEGNFSSFLNKAMGKTDGAGAGNGVKVSRIVEDRENPLKMVFDPEHPDANQEGYVAYPNVDPLREMVDLISATRSYEANVTVFNASKGMMMKALEIGK; encoded by the coding sequence ATGACCATGTTTCATAGCATGAACACGACAGCATCTGCGTTGACTGCCCAACGCCTCAGGATGGATGTCATTTCTTCCAACATGGCGAATGTAGATTCGACAAGAGGGATAAATGGTGAGCCATACCGCAGGAAAATGGTCGTCCTCGAACCTAAGGAAGGCAACTTTTCTTCATTCCTAAATAAAGCAATGGGGAAAACAGACGGTGCAGGGGCCGGAAATGGCGTTAAAGTATCCAGAATAGTCGAGGACAGGGAAAATCCTCTTAAAATGGTATTTGATCCTGAACATCCTGATGCTAATCAAGAAGGATATGTTGCTTACCCCAATGTTGATCCATTAAGGGAAATGGTTGATTTGATAAGCGCGACTCGATCTTATGAAGCAAATGTCACGGTTTTCAACGCTTCCAAGGGCATGATGATGAAAGCCCTTGAAATAGGAAAATAA
- the trmFO gene encoding FADH(2)-oxidizing methylenetetrahydrofolate--tRNA-(uracil(54)-C(5))-methyltransferase TrmFO, translated as MTEATVNVVGAGLAGSEAAWQLAERGIKVNLYEMRPVKQTPAHHTDKFAELVCSNSLRANTLTNAVGVLKEEMRKLDSVIIGAADACAVPAGGALAVDRHEFAAHVTSRVKDHPNVTVFNEEITEIPQGPTIIATGPLTSQALSQQLKDLTGEEYLYFYDAAAPIIEKESIDMDKVYLKSRYDKGEAAYLNCPMTEEEFDRFYDALISAETVPLKEFEKEIFFEGCMPIEVMGQRGRKTMLFGPMKPVGLEDPRTGKRPYAVVQLRQDDAAGTLYNIVGFQTHLKWGPQKEVIQLIPGLENAEIVRYGVMHRNTFINSPKVLKATYQFKNREDLFFAGQMTGVEGYVESAASGLVAGINAARLVKGEEPVEFPYETAMGSMARYITTTNAKNFQPMNANFGLFPDLPEKIKGKQERNEKHASRALETIQKFVKNL; from the coding sequence ATGACTGAAGCTACAGTAAATGTCGTTGGTGCTGGTTTGGCCGGAAGTGAAGCTGCATGGCAGCTTGCCGAAAGAGGCATCAAGGTAAACTTATATGAGATGAGGCCGGTAAAGCAAACACCGGCACACCATACAGATAAATTCGCTGAACTGGTTTGCAGCAACTCTTTGCGTGCTAATACGTTAACAAATGCTGTTGGTGTATTAAAAGAAGAAATGAGAAAGCTTGATTCTGTCATCATTGGGGCTGCGGACGCATGTGCTGTACCGGCAGGCGGAGCTCTAGCAGTAGATCGACATGAGTTTGCGGCACATGTTACGAGCCGCGTGAAGGATCATCCTAATGTTACTGTATTCAATGAAGAAATTACTGAAATTCCACAAGGACCGACCATCATTGCCACGGGGCCATTGACAAGCCAGGCGCTATCCCAGCAATTGAAGGATCTTACAGGAGAAGAATATTTATATTTTTATGACGCGGCAGCTCCTATTATTGAGAAAGAAAGCATCGACATGGATAAGGTCTATCTGAAATCTCGATATGACAAAGGAGAAGCAGCATACCTTAACTGTCCGATGACTGAGGAAGAATTCGACCGTTTTTATGACGCTTTGATCTCTGCTGAGACAGTTCCGCTAAAGGAATTTGAAAAAGAAATCTTCTTTGAGGGTTGTATGCCAATCGAGGTAATGGGCCAAAGAGGAAGGAAGACAATGCTTTTCGGTCCGATGAAGCCGGTTGGGCTCGAGGATCCTAGAACAGGAAAGCGCCCTTATGCTGTAGTGCAGCTTCGCCAGGATGATGCAGCTGGAACACTTTATAATATTGTTGGCTTCCAGACTCATCTGAAATGGGGACCACAAAAGGAAGTTATTCAACTGATTCCTGGATTGGAAAACGCTGAAATCGTACGCTACGGTGTTATGCATCGTAATACCTTTATCAACTCACCTAAGGTTTTAAAAGCAACATATCAATTCAAGAATAGAGAAGATTTATTCTTTGCTGGACAAATGACAGGTGTTGAAGGCTATGTTGAATCTGCAGCCAGCGGCCTGGTTGCTGGAATCAATGCAGCACGTCTTGTAAAAGGTGAAGAGCCAGTAGAATTCCCGTATGAAACAGCAATGGGCAGCATGGCCAGATATATTACAACTACAAACGCTAAAAACTTCCAGCCGATGAATGCAAATTTCGGACTTTTCCCTGATCTTCCTGAGAAAATCAAGGGTAAGCAGGAACGTAATGAGAAACATGCTTCCAGAGCATTGGAAACAATTCAGAAATTTGTGAAAAATTTGTAA
- the hslV gene encoding ATP-dependent protease subunit HslV — MSEFHATTIFAVQHKGQCAMSGDGQVTFGNAVVMKHTAKKVRKLFNGKVIAGFAGSVADAFTLFEMFEGKLEEYNGNLQRAAVELAKQWRSDKVLRKLEAMLIVLNETDMLLISGTGEVIEPDDGILAIGSGGNYALSAGRALKQYAGEHLTAKEIAKSSLEIAADICVYTNHNIIVEEL, encoded by the coding sequence ATGTCAGAATTCCATGCAACAACGATATTTGCTGTTCAACATAAAGGCCAATGCGCAATGTCAGGCGATGGCCAGGTGACCTTCGGGAATGCTGTAGTGATGAAACACACAGCGAAGAAAGTCCGAAAGTTGTTTAATGGTAAAGTAATTGCAGGATTTGCCGGTTCTGTCGCAGATGCGTTCACCCTGTTTGAAATGTTCGAAGGCAAGCTCGAGGAATACAATGGTAATCTCCAAAGAGCAGCAGTCGAACTTGCAAAGCAATGGAGAAGTGATAAAGTCCTTAGAAAGCTTGAGGCGATGCTGATTGTATTGAATGAGACTGATATGCTTTTGATTTCCGGAACAGGGGAAGTCATTGAGCCAGATGATGGCATTCTGGCGATTGGTTCTGGAGGGAATTATGCTTTGTCTGCCGGCCGTGCATTAAAGCAATATGCTGGAGAACATTTAACAGCAAAAGAAATCGCGAAGTCATCATTGGAAATTGCTGCTGACATTTGTGTTTACACAAACCACAATATTATCGTGGAAGAACTGTAA
- the codY gene encoding GTP-sensing pleiotropic transcriptional regulator CodY, with amino-acid sequence MDLLSKTRKINALLQKAAGKPVNFKEMSETLSEVIEANIFVVSRRGKLLGVGINQQIENERMVKMLEDRQFPEEYTKNLFNIQETSPNLDVDSEYTAFPVENKELFKNGLTTIVPIIGGGERLGTLILARLEEQFHDDDLILAEYGATVVGMEILREKAEEIEDEARSKAVVQMAISSLSYSELEAIEHIFEELNGKEGLLVASKIADRVGITRSVIVNALRKLESAGVIESRSLGMKGTYIKVLNDKFLFELEKLKSN; translated from the coding sequence ATGGACTTACTATCAAAAACTAGAAAAATTAATGCACTGCTCCAAAAAGCTGCCGGCAAACCGGTAAATTTCAAAGAAATGTCAGAGACACTAAGTGAAGTAATCGAAGCGAACATCTTTGTTGTTAGCCGCAGAGGGAAGCTATTAGGCGTAGGAATCAATCAGCAAATTGAAAACGAGCGTATGGTAAAAATGCTCGAAGACCGCCAATTCCCTGAAGAATATACAAAGAATCTTTTCAATATCCAGGAGACATCACCGAACCTAGATGTTGACAGTGAGTACACAGCATTCCCTGTTGAAAACAAAGAACTTTTCAAAAACGGGTTAACAACAATCGTGCCAATCATCGGCGGCGGTGAGCGTTTAGGAACATTGATTCTAGCCCGTCTTGAGGAACAATTTCACGACGATGATCTTATTCTTGCTGAATATGGCGCAACTGTTGTAGGAATGGAAATCCTTCGTGAAAAGGCAGAAGAGATTGAGGATGAAGCACGCAGTAAAGCTGTAGTACAAATGGCAATCAGTTCTCTATCCTACAGTGAACTTGAAGCAATCGAGCACATCTTCGAAGAACTTAACGGAAAAGAAGGCTTGCTTGTTGCTTCCAAAATCGCTGACAGAGTCGGCATCACTCGTTCCGTAATCGTAAACGCACTACGTAAGTTGGAAAGTGCAGGCGTAATCGAGTCCCGTTCCCTTGGCATGAAAGGAACTTATATCAAGGTATTAAATGACAAGTTCCTATTTGAACTCGAAAAGCTTAAAAGCAACTAA